The following proteins are encoded in a genomic region of Carassius auratus strain Wakin unplaced genomic scaffold, ASM336829v1 scaf_tig00023531, whole genome shotgun sequence:
- the LOC113077901 gene encoding zinc-binding protein A33-like yields MYSAMSLQIKCSVCLGDFTDPVTLSCEHSFCRDCIMGHLQASLGPTACPECQKPYNEEDLKSSRLLRNMTSTVREHLAELKLDKSLKLPEMERMLMCSEHDEKLKLFCETDQKLMCVICRDGDKHKGHVFKPVKEAAQINKGELKTALGFLAKENGQLDYMIQQQTTEITKTEGKSKSLLAQISAQFEEMHQFLRQKEAEVKKKLEKEEKKVTEFMQNNQSVINRRFMENKEKEIILQSALEIEQPDHFLQWWNEKGFPMTKKMKQKDDLTPSNIKYASRVKDLSVVPDSLFIGPHETHLQFFVWKEMLGSIKPVPESLTLKKSGESYLKVSPGGARIRQADRATLLYKDFNPGTVSEKNFQAGQHYWEIEVGEKPDWTVGIKIGAEKQLSAAKSAESEILLHLKHSKGYVLTCEGKDTTLNTPDKPQKIGLYLDCERKQVSFYNADNMSRLTRINYRSKQPCCLTLVPGLYLDGMNSDPLSVCSYEFNTGKR; encoded by the exons ATGTATTCAGCTATGTCTTTGCAGATTAAATGCTCGGTGTGCTTGGGTGATTTTACTGATCCAGTTACACTTTCTTGCGAGCACTCGTTCTGCCGGGACTGCATCATGGGTCACTTGCAGGCCAGCCTGGGACCAACCGCCTGCCCAGAATGCCAAAAGCCTTATAACGAAGAAGACCTGAAATCTAGCCGTTTACTGAGGAACATGACCTCCACTGTGAGAGAGCACCTTGCTGAGCTCAAATTGGATAAATCCTTAAAGCTCCCAGAAATGGAAAGGATGTTGATGTGCTCGGAACACGATGAGAAACTCAAACTGTTCTGCGAGACTGATCAGAAGTTGATGTGTGTCATCTGCAGGGATGGAGACAAACATAAAGGACACGTCTTTAAACCGGTAAAAGAAGCTGCGCAGATCAACAAG gGGGAGCTGAAGACAGCTTTAGGTTTTCTTGCCAAAGAGAATGGACAGCTGGATTACATGATCCAACAACAGACAACTGAGATCACCAAAACTGAG ggTAAATCCAAATCTTTATTAGCCCAGATCTCTGCTCAGTTTGAGGAAATGCACCAGTTCTTAAGACAAAAAGAGGCCGAAGTGAAGAAAAAGCTggagaaggaggagaagaagGTTACAGAATTCATGCAGAATAATCAGTCCGTGATAAACAGAAGGTTCATGGAGAACAAAGAGAAGGAGATTATTCTGCAGTCAGCTCTGGAGATTGAGCAGCCTGATCACTTTCTACAG TGGTGGAATGAAAAAGGATTTCCAATGACGAAGAAGATGAAGCAGAAAGACGATTTGACACCATCAAATATCAA GTATGCGTCAAGAGTGAAAGATCTCTCTGTGGTTCCTGACTCTCTCTTTATTGGCCCTCATGAAACTCACCTGCAGTTCTTTGTGTGGAAGGAGATGCTGGGATCCATCAAACCAG TTCCTGAGAGTTTAACCCTGAAAAAATCTGGAGAGTCTTACTTAAAAGTGTCTCCAGGGGGTGCCAGAATCCGTCAAGCTGACAGAGCGACTCTTCTGTATAAAGACTTCAACCCTGGGACAGTTTCAGAGAAAAACTTCCAAGCTGGGCAGCACTACTGGGAAATAGAGGTGGGAGAAAAGCCAGACTGGACTGTGGGAATTAAGATAGGTGCAGAAAAACAGCTGAGTGCAGCAAAGTCTGCTGAGAGTGAGATCCTGCTCCACCTTAAACACAGTAAAGGATACGTGCTGACCTGTGAGGGAAAGGACACTACATTGAATACTCCAGACAAACCACAGAAAATAGGGTTGTATCTGGACTGTGAGAGAAAGCAGGTGTCGTTCTATAACGCTGATAACATGTCTCGACTGACCCGGATAAACTACAGATCGAAGCAGCCTTGCTGTCTCACCCTGGTTCCAGGACTTTATCTGGATGGAATGAACAGCGATCCTCTCTCTGTCTGCTCCTATGAGTTTAACACTGGCAAACGCTAA
- the LOC113077896 gene encoding CD209 antigen-like protein C, translating to MEDIENYTSLQEFTEDVSHGGNRPILTSQGKQGVHKGAKCLTGQASLVLLVALLTSVCANIVLGVLLVNSHRPDTVKPVKNDESEAASLSLKLTAIQERFSRLCSEYTTLGQTCSKLVIKCRPCPEDWLHLEGRCYFFSDDKLDWQHSKESCASMGGHLSILHSHQQYHALESVARSRGGVDYHYWIGLSDLETEGVWKWVDNTLVNRTFWSEWDKEPNNHQSGGIHGEDCAVLDSHSKTWFDVPCDFSYKRICEMDPITINI from the exons ATGGAAGATATTGAAAATTACACCAGTTTACAAGAGTTCACAGAGGACGTCTCTCATGGTGGAAACAGACCTATACTCACATCACAGGGCAAACAAG GGGTTCACAAAGGGGCGAAGTGTTTGACGGGGCAGGCTTCCCTTGTACTGCTCGTGGCTCTACTGACCTCAGTTTGTGCAAATATAGTACTTGGCGTTCTCT TGGTAAACAgtcacagaccagacactgtaaAGCCAGTCAAGAATGATGAGTCTGAGGCTGCGTCTCTTTCTCTCAAACTCACCGCCATTCAGGAGCGTTTCTCCCGCCTTTGCTCTGAATACACAACCCTTGGACAGACTTGTTCCAAACTGG TGATTAAATGTAGGCCATGCCCAGAAGACTGGCTGCATTTAGAAGGGAGGTGTTATTTCTTTAGTGATGATAAACTTGACTGGCAGCACAGCAAAGAGAGCTGCGCGTCTATGGGTGGCCATCTGTCAATCCTGCACAGCCACCAACAATAC cacGCACTTGAAAGTGTCGCACGCAGTCGTGGTGGAGTAGACTATCATTACTGGATTGGTTTATCAGACCTTGAGACTGAGGGAGTGTGGAAATGGGTGGACAACACACTGGTTAATAGAAC GTTCTGGAGTGAATGGGATAAAGAGCCCAATAACCACCAGTCAGGAGGGATTCATGGAGAAGACTGCGCAGTCCTGGACTCACACTCCAAAACATGGTTTGACGTGCCATGTGATTTCAGTTACAAACGTATCTGTGAAATGGATCCTATCACAATTAATATTTGA